The Desulfomonilaceae bacterium genome has a segment encoding these proteins:
- a CDS encoding GNAT family N-acetyltransferase, protein MSYEMIEESRRFGILVRRYDLLGEDHDLMIEAIRSDSPDLAIVRIPTVRTDLIRKLQSLFSDVVIGDCLVVYERDNFKLGIPGSLRNAGFRLKESDSGDVKTLDHMNASVFNGYRNHYSANPRLERFDLVEAYSEWTRSHVDSPPCKCFLALLDNDPCAFCAVRIDHPRSMIDLNGVMPEFRGRGIYSDLLKSIIKIFIDEGCSYVTISTQVQNLAVQRVWVKEGFFMVGSYFTVHLNIT, encoded by the coding sequence TTGTCTTACGAGATGATCGAAGAATCTAGACGCTTCGGTATCTTGGTGCGTCGTTACGATCTGTTAGGAGAAGATCATGATTTAATGATCGAAGCAATCCGGTCTGATTCTCCTGATTTAGCCATAGTAAGAATACCTACTGTCCGGACAGACCTGATAAGGAAACTCCAGTCGCTTTTTAGTGATGTAGTGATTGGAGACTGCTTGGTCGTTTATGAACGAGACAATTTTAAGTTGGGGATACCAGGAAGTCTTAGGAATGCTGGATTCAGATTGAAAGAATCAGATAGTGGCGACGTCAAGACCCTGGACCATATGAATGCATCTGTTTTCAATGGGTATCGTAACCACTATTCGGCTAACCCCAGGCTAGAGAGATTTGATTTAGTTGAGGCATACAGCGAATGGACTCGATCTCACGTTGACAGCCCCCCTTGTAAATGCTTTCTGGCGCTGTTGGATAATGATCCCTGCGCTTTCTGTGCCGTGAGAATTGACCATCCTAGATCTATGATCGATTTGAACGGAGTGATGCCTGAGTTCAGAGGACGCGGCATATATAGCGACTTACTCAAATCGATAATCAAGATTTTTATTGATGAAGGATGTTCTTATGTGACCATTTCTACTCAGGTTCAAAACCTCGCCGTTCAGCGAGTCTGGGTCAAAGAAGGTTTTTTTATGGTCGGTTCATATTTTACCGTGCATTTGAATATTACCTAG
- the rffA gene encoding dTDP-4-amino-4,6-dideoxygalactose transaminase, translating to MLDPLSEIPFNKPSIVGNEIYYMAQAVIKNGHISGNGPFTKKCEQWLEDKLGCRRALLTHSCTAALEMAAMLCEIKHGDEVILPSFTFVSTANAIVLRGGVPVFVDIRRDTLNINENFIEKAINSRTKAIVPVHYGGAPCDMATIMSIAHKHDLWVIEDAAQGLLSSYQDQKIGTVGHIGCLSFHETKNVISGEGGALLINDERFIERAEIIREKGTNRTQYFRGQVDKYTWLDIGSSYLPSDLIAAFLFAQLQECGRLVEARRKLAEYYGQALLPLAEKGFFELPSSERVFAGNGHIYYILVGSLGERDQLIKFLKKRRIATVFHYVPLHSSPAGLKYGRVSGTMDVTNDVSDRLLRLPLYYEMTSEAVNRVVQSITNFYKTVGRKEKASA from the coding sequence ATGCTTGACCCGCTGAGCGAGATACCTTTTAACAAACCTTCAATAGTTGGTAATGAAATATATTATATGGCTCAAGCTGTGATAAAAAACGGTCACATCTCGGGAAATGGGCCCTTCACAAAAAAATGTGAGCAATGGTTGGAAGATAAGTTGGGATGTCGGAGAGCCCTTCTGACACATTCGTGTACCGCAGCCCTCGAGATGGCGGCTATGCTGTGCGAAATTAAGCATGGTGACGAGGTGATTTTGCCATCGTTCACTTTTGTATCAACCGCAAATGCGATTGTGTTAAGGGGGGGGGTCCCTGTTTTTGTTGATATCCGTCGAGACACGCTAAACATAAATGAAAATTTTATCGAGAAAGCCATAAACTCTCGAACTAAGGCCATTGTGCCTGTTCATTATGGCGGGGCTCCGTGTGACATGGCTACCATAATGAGCATTGCCCATAAGCATGATCTTTGGGTTATCGAAGATGCAGCTCAGGGGCTTCTCTCGTCGTATCAAGATCAAAAAATCGGTACAGTGGGCCATATCGGCTGCCTGAGCTTTCACGAGACCAAAAATGTGATTAGTGGAGAGGGGGGGGCTCTACTGATTAACGATGAGCGTTTTATTGAAAGAGCGGAAATAATAAGAGAGAAAGGTACAAATCGGACTCAATACTTTCGGGGCCAGGTCGACAAATACACATGGTTAGATATTGGGTCTTCCTATCTTCCCAGTGACCTAATTGCGGCCTTTCTTTTTGCTCAGCTTCAAGAATGTGGTCGGTTGGTGGAGGCCAGGAGAAAACTAGCGGAATATTACGGGCAGGCATTACTCCCTTTGGCAGAGAAAGGTTTTTTTGAATTACCTTCATCTGAAAGAGTTTTTGCCGGAAACGGGCACATTTATTATATTTTAGTCGGCTCACTTGGTGAGAGAGATCAGCTTATCAAGTTTTTGAAAAAGAGACGGATAGCCACTGTTTTTCATTATGTTCCTCTTCATTCCTCTCCTGCTGGGCTGAAATACGGGCGCGTTTCCGGAACTATGGACGTCACCAATGATGTTAGTGACCGCCTCCTGCGATTGCCGCTCTACTACGAAATGACTTCGGAAGCAGTGAATAGGGTGGTCCAAAGTATTACTAACTTTTATAAGACGGTGGGGCGGAAAGAAAAGGCCTCCGCTTGA
- a CDS encoding glycosyltransferase family 2 protein: protein MSYCIRGISVVVPVYNSESVLKSLLDRLHPVLESTGRLYEVILVNDGSSDKSWPMIQAECASEDWIRGINLMRNYGQHSALLCGIRAARYDITVTMDDDLQNPPEEIPRLLMALGNYCDVVYGVTHEPHHGTLRKLASISVKFFIKKALGAAIPYKASSFRVFRTQLRETFKDYSGPDVSIDVLLTWGARNLSSLSVRQDRRLAGRSNYTFAALVGHALNMITGFSSLPLRLASLLGFAFMLFGIAVLIYVLGRYFIQGAIVPGFAFIASIISIFAGVQLFSLGIIGEYIARIHFRTMDRPPYSIREESSPRSKPCLSSMDGSHGDS from the coding sequence ATGTCATATTGCATTAGGGGTATCTCGGTAGTAGTCCCGGTTTACAACAGCGAATCTGTCTTGAAGAGTCTTCTTGATAGGTTACATCCTGTTCTTGAGTCAACTGGCCGCTTATATGAAGTTATATTGGTAAATGATGGGAGTTCGGACAAAAGCTGGCCTATGATCCAAGCTGAATGCGCTTCAGAAGATTGGATCAGGGGCATAAATCTTATGAGGAATTACGGTCAACACAGCGCCCTGCTGTGCGGCATTAGGGCTGCCAGGTACGACATCACCGTGACAATGGATGATGATCTGCAAAACCCACCGGAAGAGATCCCGAGGCTTCTCATGGCCTTGGGCAATTATTGTGACGTAGTCTATGGCGTTACCCACGAACCGCACCACGGAACATTGCGCAAGCTCGCTTCCATTTCCGTAAAATTCTTTATTAAAAAGGCCCTAGGAGCTGCAATACCCTATAAGGCCAGCTCGTTCCGAGTTTTTCGTACCCAATTACGAGAGACGTTTAAAGATTATAGCGGCCCAGATGTATCTATAGATGTTTTGCTAACATGGGGGGCCCGGAATCTGTCATCTTTATCTGTCCGCCAGGATCGGCGCTTGGCTGGACGTTCCAATTATACTTTCGCTGCACTAGTAGGTCACGCATTAAACATGATCACTGGTTTTAGCAGCCTGCCGCTCAGACTTGCTAGTTTATTAGGTTTTGCTTTCATGTTGTTCGGGATTGCCGTATTGATTTATGTTCTCGGCCGTTACTTCATTCAAGGCGCCATTGTGCCTGGCTTTGCGTTTATAGCCTCAATAATTTCGATATTTGCGGGAGTTCAATTATTTTCATTGGGGATCATTGGAGAGTATATTGCCCGAATACACTTTCGTACCATGGACCGGCCACCATATTCTATCCGCGAAGAATCGTCTCCACGTAGCAAACCTTGCTTATCCTCCATGGATGGTTCACACGGGGATTCTTAG